In Oryza sativa Japonica Group chromosome 2, ASM3414082v1, the following are encoded in one genomic region:
- the LOC4329278 gene encoding probable long-chain-alcohol O-fatty-acyltransferase 4 encodes MATAVMDSEFGSLVKVSAAVWAAMFYARLAAASLRPGAPRLAALLPVVALFCVVPFSFSTTTFRGCSAFFLSWLGVFKLLLLAAGRGPLNPTHPLHHFVFSASLPVKLRHLASAKPAKGVDPAPANESAAGKILVSGAVIPLIIYTYQFKNAMSRYQLLILYTGHIYFSLQLLLAVVHGLIHGVLGMEMEPQVDRPYLASSLRDFWGRRWNLMVPAILRPSVYRPVRARLGDAAGVLAAFLVSGLMHEAMFFYIMWRPPSGEVTVFFLLHGVCTAAEAWWARHAGWWRPPRAAAVPLTLAFVAGTGFWLFFPAMIKAGLDEMVLHECQGMVAVMEQSGRWLAGATNLTFATR; translated from the coding sequence ATGGCCACGGCTGTGATGGACAGCGAGTTCGGCAGCCTCGTCAAGGTGTCTGCGGCGGTGTGGGCGGCAATGTTCtacgcccgcctcgccgccgcaagCCTTCGCCCCGGCGctccccgcctcgccgcgctcctTCCCGTAGTCGCGCTCTTCTGCGTGgtccccttctccttctccaccaCCACTTTCCGCGGCTGCTCTGCCTTCTTCCTCAGCTGGCTCGGCGTCTTCAAGCTGCTCCTACTCGCCGCGGGCCGAGGGCCCCTCAACCCCACGCATCCCCTCCACCACTTCGTCTTCTCGGCCTCCCTCCCCGTCAAGCTCCGGCACCTCGCATCCGCCAAGCCGGCCAAAGGTGTAGATCCAGCTCCGGCCAACGAGAGCGCGGCGGGCAAGATCCTCGTCTCCGGCGCCGTCATCCCCCTCATCATCTACACGTACCAGTTCAAGAACGCCATGAGCCGGTACCAGCTCCTCATCCTCTACACCGGGCACATCTACTTCTCCCTGCAGCTCCTCCTGGCCGTCGTCCACGGGCTGATCCATGGCGTGCTCGGGATGGAGATGGAGCCGCAGGTGGACCGGCCGTACCTGGCGTCGTCGCTGCGGGACTTCTGGGGCAGGCGGTGGAACCTCATGGTGCCGGCCATCCTCCGGCCTTCGGTGTACCGCCCGGTGAGGGCGCGTCTCGGCGACGCGGCTGGCGTCCTCGCGGCGTTCCTCGTCTCCGGGCTCATGCACGAGGCGATGTTCTTCTACATCATGTGGCGTCCCCCGAGCGGCGAGGTGACCGTGTTCTTCCTCCTGCACGGCGTGTGCACGGCCGCGGAAGCGTGGTGGGCGCGGCACGCGGGGTGGTGgcgcccgccgcgcgcggccgccgtGCCGCTGACTCTGGCGTTCGTGGCCGGGACGGGGTTCTGGCTCTTCTTCCCGGCCATGATCAAGGCTGGCCTGGACGAGATGGTGCTGCACGAGTGCCAGGGCATGGTGGCCGTCATGGAGCAGTCCGGCCGGTggctcgccggcgccaccaATCTCACCTTCGCGACACGCTGA